In one window of Pseudodesulfovibrio sediminis DNA:
- a CDS encoding methyl-accepting chemotaxis protein, which translates to MKLSIKILIFCLLIGIVPLAGMASYSLHTASRSLEVQAYGKLAMLREAKLHDMEELTETWKKDIRMFSEAKYVYSALVRLRDIVFYEAKPGQRMDVNNEDYAHAMNRVASDFSPWVKVRGYADVLVLDDTGRIVFTAAKGNELGEDIVGGSLKHSLLASIWKRALNGETVIVDFHPYSPLEGVPCAFIAAPIRRYGKEIEGVAMLRIPIESVDAVMSTRAGMGETGEAYLVGADARMRSDLFSDPVHHSVISSFADPGQGDMQSESVRLALSGKSGSMETSDYRGKDVLAAYAPVSVGDTVWALVAKVDASEAMEPVRQLENAAYVAGAASCALIVLVTFIFIRFALLSPLNRLRGYAGRVAEGDLEATPEGAFSGELQQVTGAIEQMVRTLAEKMQEAEAASEMARTQAAEAESALAKAESERKARTDAARAQREGMLQAAGMLEVVVSGMKEASAIVNSESGRIRDGADSLSGRVERTAASMEQLACSIREVARNAEVASADTEAAHQRALEGSEVVRRTVHSIGDVHTITERLKEQVASLGTKADSIGKIMNVISDIADQTNLLALNAAIEAARAGEAGRGFAVVADEVRKLAEKTMDATREVGGAIAAIQSDVRENIKRMDLAAERVETANSLAGESGDALNEIMEFFDSTSQQVQSIAAASTQQSLAGEEINVAVSEVDEVSTQTAEAVAETGVAIGELTEQIQTLSKLYGLFMLLGDGTMQDKVASLAKAPDLVTMNPSKIKKVLDRTVQLNPSLEMARAMDVRGVQVSDSALAHGACLSANCGKGADWSQSDWFTEPMRTGETFISNIYHSDVIQDYCLTVAAPIKDKTARVVGVLAVDVRHGDTEEA; encoded by the coding sequence ATGAAACTCAGCATCAAAATACTCATATTCTGTCTGTTGATCGGGATCGTGCCCCTTGCGGGCATGGCCAGCTACAGTCTGCATACCGCATCCAGGAGTCTTGAAGTTCAGGCCTACGGCAAGCTCGCCATGCTCAGGGAGGCCAAGCTCCATGACATGGAGGAGCTGACGGAAACATGGAAGAAGGATATTCGCATGTTTTCCGAGGCCAAGTATGTCTACAGCGCATTGGTTCGGTTGCGAGATATCGTTTTTTATGAAGCCAAGCCTGGTCAGCGCATGGATGTGAACAATGAGGATTACGCGCATGCCATGAATCGGGTGGCCAGTGATTTCAGCCCCTGGGTCAAGGTTCGGGGGTATGCGGACGTCCTGGTTCTGGATGATACCGGCCGGATCGTCTTTACCGCAGCAAAAGGGAACGAACTGGGTGAGGACATTGTCGGCGGTTCGCTCAAGCACAGTCTGCTCGCCAGTATCTGGAAGCGGGCTCTCAACGGAGAGACCGTCATTGTCGATTTTCACCCCTACTCACCACTGGAAGGCGTTCCCTGCGCGTTTATCGCCGCACCGATCAGGCGGTATGGCAAAGAGATTGAGGGAGTCGCCATGCTCCGTATCCCCATTGAGTCCGTGGACGCCGTCATGAGTACCCGTGCCGGTATGGGGGAGACTGGAGAGGCCTATCTGGTGGGCGCGGATGCACGCATGCGGTCCGATCTTTTTTCAGACCCGGTTCACCACTCCGTGATCAGCTCCTTTGCCGATCCGGGGCAGGGTGACATGCAGTCCGAATCCGTCCGCCTGGCCCTGTCCGGGAAGAGCGGCAGCATGGAGACATCGGATTATCGCGGAAAAGACGTCCTGGCGGCGTATGCACCAGTTTCTGTGGGGGATACCGTCTGGGCCCTTGTGGCCAAGGTGGACGCGTCCGAGGCCATGGAGCCGGTACGTCAGCTTGAGAACGCGGCTTATGTGGCTGGTGCGGCCTCATGCGCGCTTATTGTACTTGTGACATTCATATTTATTCGTTTTGCCCTGCTCAGCCCGCTCAACCGGTTGCGCGGCTATGCGGGCCGGGTGGCCGAGGGCGATCTGGAGGCCACGCCTGAAGGCGCGTTCTCCGGTGAACTGCAACAGGTCACCGGGGCCATTGAGCAGATGGTCCGCACGCTGGCGGAAAAGATGCAGGAGGCGGAAGCAGCCTCGGAGATGGCCAGGACACAGGCGGCAGAGGCCGAAAGTGCGCTTGCCAAGGCCGAGAGTGAACGCAAGGCCCGCACAGATGCGGCCAGGGCCCAGCGGGAGGGCATGCTCCAGGCCGCAGGCATGCTGGAAGTCGTGGTCTCGGGTATGAAGGAAGCCTCCGCCATCGTGAACAGCGAGTCCGGACGTATCAGGGACGGCGCCGACAGTCTCAGCGGTCGAGTCGAGCGTACGGCCGCTTCCATGGAGCAGTTGGCCTGTTCCATTCGTGAGGTGGCCCGCAATGCCGAGGTCGCTTCCGCAGACACGGAAGCCGCCCACCAGCGCGCTCTCGAAGGGTCGGAAGTGGTCCGCCGGACCGTGCATTCCATCGGCGACGTCCACACCATTACCGAACGGCTCAAGGAGCAGGTGGCCAGTCTCGGTACCAAGGCGGATTCCATCGGAAAGATCATGAATGTCATCTCGGACATTGCCGATCAGACCAACCTGCTGGCTCTTAATGCGGCCATTGAGGCGGCTCGGGCAGGAGAAGCCGGGCGGGGATTCGCCGTGGTGGCAGACGAGGTCCGCAAGCTGGCTGAGAAGACCATGGACGCCACGCGTGAGGTCGGCGGGGCCATTGCCGCCATCCAGTCGGATGTGCGCGAGAATATCAAGAGAATGGATTTGGCTGCCGAGCGGGTGGAAACCGCCAACAGTCTGGCGGGCGAGTCCGGGGATGCCCTGAACGAGATCATGGAGTTCTTTGATTCGACCTCACAGCAGGTTCAGTCCATCGCGGCTGCCTCCACCCAGCAGTCTCTGGCTGGCGAGGAAATCAATGTCGCCGTGAGTGAAGTGGACGAGGTGTCCACGCAGACCGCTGAAGCCGTTGCCGAGACAGGTGTGGCCATCGGCGAGCTGACCGAGCAGATTCAGACCCTCTCCAAGCTGTATGGGTTGTTCATGCTGCTGGGTGACGGCACCATGCAGGACAAGGTCGCGTCTCTGGCCAAGGCCCCGGATCTGGTGACCATGAATCCGAGCAAGATCAAGAAGGTGCTGGACAGGACCGTCCAGCTCAACCCGAGTCTTGAAATGGCCCGGGCCATGGATGTTCGAGGTGTGCAGGTCAGCGATTCCGCCCTGGCGCATGGTGCCTGCCTGTCTGCGAATTGCGGCAAAGGGGCGGACTGGTCTCAAAGCGACTGGTTCACCGAACCCATGCGTACCGGGGAGACATTCATCTCGAATATTTATCATTCAGACGTCATTCAGGACTATTGTCTGACTGTTGCAGCACCCATAAAGGACAAGACCGCTCGTGTCGTGGGAGTACTGGCCGTGGATGTGCGGCATGGCGACACAGAAGAGGCCTGA
- a CDS encoding competence protein ComEC: protein MTANWIADPVFWCIAMPALAVSGLLAQMIMSLFRCCGAFKIQGKAIQLKWWMIPATAVLCGLLWLFAVLSVFL, encoded by the coding sequence ATGACTGCCAACTGGATTGCCGACCCTGTTTTCTGGTGTATCGCCATGCCCGCCCTGGCGGTTTCCGGCCTGCTTGCCCAGATGATCATGTCCCTGTTCCGCTGTTGTGGCGCCTTCAAGATCCAAGGCAAGGCCATACAGCTCAAGTGGTGGATGATACCCGCCACCGCCGTTCTCTGCGGTTTGTTGTGGTTGTTTGCGGTCCTCTCGGTTTTTTTGTGA
- a CDS encoding DNA integrity scanning protein DisA nucleotide-binding domain protein, producing MSEASFESICIFHILDGLRVGLSHFSQQSRAAVVYAETQDSPPRICDPQGLLDGHEPKLRDYYLYSSKWRGQEVTGSAMPLIDEDEAALDLSGLITLGTRSRSMQYQMWFTEQHPNMCSLGPTKSWLEYAAGLISQNFETRNVMSLDTAGFMLQHCANHAIRDYIVDERSRYGWLDTQIRVYPFLDAIIGVSGTKEEGAWPRGRIVVVEPSQLDQVRFVCRFPIHEQPRLADTKHVRKLLQAVEDSGRVLVSDGSTMLGIAIGPMPGAYLAAQFSGTHGFLWIKNELVCTFSDGRFHSSNLKANLVQLEEQLLETDMSMETQHTLLQIVSLMVNRVRDRKHGCTLVVDTSEDSFVMSGQHFEEPLDLQDSSQLKLACSLAKLDGALHICHDLKLHGFGCLMDGRSVPGENRARGARFNSALRFTAEHEDIVVVVVSADRPVSIIKNGVELTALCHFSQIGGFKRPPLLQEWVMS from the coding sequence ATGTCTGAAGCATCGTTTGAGAGCATTTGCATATTTCATATTTTGGATGGGCTTCGTGTCGGGTTGTCGCATTTTTCCCAGCAAAGTCGCGCTGCGGTCGTGTACGCCGAAACACAGGATTCACCTCCGCGAATATGTGACCCGCAGGGATTGCTGGATGGGCATGAGCCCAAATTGCGCGACTATTATCTATACTCCTCCAAATGGCGTGGTCAGGAAGTGACCGGTTCCGCCATGCCGCTCATCGATGAGGACGAAGCAGCGCTTGATTTGTCGGGGCTGATTACGCTGGGCACCCGTTCGAGGTCCATGCAGTACCAGATGTGGTTTACGGAACAGCATCCCAACATGTGCTCGCTGGGACCGACCAAGAGTTGGCTTGAATATGCCGCCGGGCTTATCTCCCAGAATTTCGAGACACGCAACGTCATGAGCCTGGACACAGCCGGGTTCATGCTCCAGCATTGCGCCAATCACGCCATCAGGGACTATATCGTGGACGAGCGGTCCAGATATGGCTGGCTGGACACGCAGATCCGTGTCTATCCCTTCCTGGACGCCATTATCGGGGTGTCCGGTACCAAGGAGGAGGGCGCGTGGCCGCGTGGACGTATCGTGGTGGTAGAGCCGAGCCAGCTTGATCAGGTGCGCTTTGTCTGCCGGTTCCCTATCCATGAGCAGCCACGGCTGGCGGACACCAAGCATGTGCGCAAGCTGCTGCAGGCCGTGGAGGATTCCGGGCGCGTGCTCGTGTCGGATGGTTCCACCATGCTCGGCATCGCCATCGGCCCCATGCCGGGGGCGTATCTGGCGGCCCAGTTCTCCGGTACCCATGGATTTCTGTGGATCAAAAACGAACTCGTATGCACCTTTTCGGACGGACGGTTTCATTCATCCAACCTCAAGGCCAATCTGGTCCAGCTTGAAGAACAGCTTCTGGAAACCGACATGAGTATGGAAACGCAGCACACCCTGCTGCAGATCGTTTCCCTCATGGTGAACCGGGTGCGTGACCGCAAGCATGGGTGTACTCTGGTGGTGGATACCAGCGAGGACTCCTTTGTCATGTCCGGTCAGCATTTTGAGGAACCGCTGGACTTGCAGGACTCCAGCCAGCTCAAGCTCGCCTGCTCGCTGGCCAAGCTGGATGGCGCATTGCATATCTGCCATGATCTCAAGCTGCACGGGTTCGGCTGCCTCATGGACGGACGGAGTGTTCCCGGCGAAAACCGGGCGCGCGGTGCCCGGTTCAACTCGGCCCTGCGCTTTACGGCCGAGCACGAAGACATTGTGGTGGTGGTCGTTTCCGCAGACAGGCCCGTGTCCATCATTAAGAATGGCGTCGAATTGACCGCCCTGTGCCATTTTAGCCAGATCGGCGGTTTCAAAAGGCCCCCGCTTCTGCAAGAGTGGGTCATGTCCTAG
- a CDS encoding HAD hydrolase family protein: MAVYPSVTLLVRDVKTSALFYENALGFTHVNDGLLLGAFGQSLRLMEGRDTVAGGCVILTFEVSNVLKIVDKILSHGGGRAEKLIGHEPLYLGLDGEVIALRERGIPGAERVKLIVYDFDGVMTDNTVTVDQDGHEAVRANRSDGLGVGLIRTLGVEQVILSTETNPVVRARAEKIGLEAFHGVSDKGAALQELAARRDIAIGDVLYVGNDTNDLEAMNLAGFTVAPHDAHSAILALADFVTTASGGHGVIRELADVLISARK, encoded by the coding sequence ATGGCCGTCTACCCGTCCGTGACCCTGTTGGTTCGCGATGTCAAAACATCCGCCCTTTTTTATGAAAACGCCTTGGGTTTTACCCATGTCAACGATGGCCTGCTCCTGGGGGCGTTCGGCCAGAGCCTGCGCCTGATGGAGGGCCGCGATACCGTGGCGGGAGGCTGTGTCATCTTGACCTTCGAGGTGTCGAATGTGCTTAAAATTGTTGATAAAATCCTCTCCCATGGTGGTGGGCGAGCCGAAAAGCTCATAGGCCACGAGCCGCTGTATCTGGGGCTGGACGGCGAGGTCATCGCGCTCAGGGAGCGAGGCATCCCCGGCGCAGAGCGGGTCAAGCTCATCGTCTACGACTTTGACGGGGTCATGACCGACAATACGGTGACCGTGGATCAGGATGGACATGAGGCCGTGCGGGCCAATCGCAGTGACGGGCTGGGCGTGGGCCTGATCCGCACCCTTGGGGTGGAGCAGGTCATTCTCTCCACAGAGACCAACCCCGTGGTCCGTGCCCGTGCTGAAAAAATTGGCCTTGAGGCCTTCCATGGTGTGAGCGACAAGGGGGCTGCGCTGCAGGAGCTGGCCGCTCGGCGGGATATTGCCATTGGCGATGTCCTTTATGTGGGCAATGATACCAATGATTTAGAGGCCATGAACCTGGCAGGATTCACGGTCGCTCCCCATGACGCCCACTCAGCTATTCTGGCGTTGGCCGACTTTGTAACCACTGCCTCCGGCGGTCATGGAGTCATTCGGGAACTGGCTGACGTGCTCATTTCCGCCCGCAAGTAA
- a CDS encoding efflux RND transporter permease subunit — translation MHKDTPVQSLIRMTLGQKVFVNLLFVILMVVGVFCTFDLPVERYPDVRMGKVIISGFLPGASADEVETLVTRKIEDSLEDLENVEFIRSRSFRQRASILVKFLDDTDYDKLYDELRFKVLSIQQDLPDDMDPPSFEVIRVSEWLPVISVNLVGARSNRALTLMAEEMKLPLQRIPGVKEVDINGEFTREFHVSLDPGKMMRLGVTFDEVAKALEGANVSVPAGDFISESGEYVIVVDEKFRSRDAIAATVVRRDLDGSFVTVGDVLSHAGMAYRDPFVISSVNGKDSVSIKVIKTPDGNALDIGAAVERVVADFDPILKKEGVEAVLTQDQRININENISTLGSNLLVGIVMVCGCIWLVMGFRNAMLTTVGVPFSFLVTMIIMWLTNNSINEITLFSFVLVSGIIVDDAIVVLENIYRHVQDGKELKEAVVVGTSEVFLPVLAATSTTVAAFLPMLIMTGSTGEFFALVPKAVSFAIAASLIECLFILPSHFMDWPGAKKLRAQATEHLHTKDPRFMEWLKRFTDAILQVTLRHKWKSVSLVFLAFIMAIVMLGVSVAGIMPLIRIKFFPDEYHLYYVSLQGPVGTDVYTASEKAKQISEVIKGFGPGTTKSCSGLGGMDINEDYESVFGSNRALVTVELPAQGEQEYIDNPDNDPLLLLDIVRKKLEPYTAGGWSMHLWAEKGGPPAGKDVNIRVLGPDHEAVKGLSDDVFNWIKNNKEIAPYLVDFNTDTGSDNRIFRFSPMPNLVSEFGLTPAQVVSLAGGILDGRFVGKFRAADEDIDLRMKIDKRFLMQPEDALDIPILENAQGPVRVGDLVKVESYREPGQLNRFQGQRAIALTANIHAGGPVSATSVAHDVKAYYASIQSKYPGATISFAGEFESTGRSFTSLMYAFLIALMIMYTILACQFQSYLQPAVILSAVAFALIGVVFGTFFTRSLFTVNSFIATVGVAGVVVNDSLVLLDFINRLYAQGYSRAEAIREGVRIRLRPILMTTLTTTLGLLPMALGIPYYSLVWGTMATTFVTGLCVATTLTLIVMPLEWDLLMRRKERKERRRQEKLGVLEQDGGV, via the coding sequence ATGCATAAGGATACACCGGTTCAGAGTCTCATTCGGATGACCCTGGGGCAGAAGGTTTTCGTCAACCTGCTCTTTGTCATACTCATGGTTGTGGGTGTGTTCTGCACCTTTGACCTGCCGGTTGAACGGTATCCTGACGTACGCATGGGCAAGGTCATCATCTCGGGTTTTCTGCCTGGTGCCAGCGCTGACGAGGTGGAGACCCTGGTCACCCGCAAGATCGAGGATTCACTGGAAGATCTCGAGAACGTGGAATTCATCCGGTCACGTTCGTTCCGTCAGCGTGCCTCCATACTGGTGAAATTCCTGGATGATACCGACTACGACAAACTCTATGACGAGTTGCGGTTTAAGGTCCTGTCCATACAACAGGACCTGCCTGACGATATGGACCCACCGAGTTTCGAGGTTATCAGGGTTTCGGAGTGGCTGCCGGTCATTTCGGTCAATCTTGTGGGGGCCCGCTCCAACCGCGCCCTGACCCTCATGGCCGAAGAAATGAAGCTGCCGTTGCAGCGTATCCCCGGGGTAAAAGAAGTCGATATCAACGGCGAATTTACACGGGAATTTCATGTCTCCCTTGATCCGGGCAAGATGATGCGGCTGGGCGTGACCTTTGATGAGGTAGCCAAGGCACTCGAAGGGGCCAATGTCTCGGTTCCGGCTGGAGATTTCATCAGTGAATCCGGTGAGTATGTCATTGTCGTCGACGAGAAGTTCCGTTCCCGTGACGCCATCGCCGCCACGGTTGTCCGGCGTGATCTGGATGGTTCGTTCGTTACGGTGGGCGATGTGCTCAGCCATGCGGGCATGGCGTATCGAGATCCCTTTGTTATTTCCAGCGTGAACGGCAAGGACTCGGTGTCCATCAAGGTCATCAAGACCCCTGACGGCAACGCGCTTGATATCGGGGCTGCCGTGGAGCGAGTGGTTGCCGACTTCGACCCCATATTGAAGAAAGAGGGGGTTGAAGCGGTCCTGACCCAGGATCAGCGGATAAACATCAACGAGAACATCAGTACGCTTGGTTCCAACCTGCTGGTGGGTATCGTGATGGTCTGCGGCTGCATCTGGCTGGTCATGGGCTTCCGTAACGCCATGCTGACCACCGTGGGTGTGCCCTTCTCGTTCCTCGTGACCATGATCATCATGTGGTTGACCAACAACTCCATCAATGAAATCACTCTGTTTTCCTTTGTTCTGGTGTCCGGTATCATCGTTGATGACGCCATTGTCGTGCTGGAAAACATCTATCGGCATGTACAGGACGGCAAGGAGCTGAAAGAGGCGGTTGTGGTCGGTACAAGCGAAGTCTTTTTGCCAGTTCTTGCAGCTACATCCACTACGGTTGCCGCATTTCTGCCCATGCTCATCATGACCGGATCAACGGGTGAATTCTTCGCCTTGGTACCCAAGGCGGTATCGTTCGCCATCGCCGCCTCGCTGATCGAGTGCCTGTTCATTCTCCCGTCCCACTTTATGGATTGGCCGGGTGCCAAAAAACTCAGGGCACAGGCCACAGAGCATTTGCATACCAAAGATCCCCGGTTCATGGAGTGGCTGAAGCGATTCACGGATGCCATCCTTCAGGTTACCCTGCGGCACAAGTGGAAATCGGTGTCACTCGTGTTCTTGGCTTTTATCATGGCCATTGTCATGCTCGGGGTGTCTGTGGCCGGCATCATGCCCTTGATTCGAATCAAGTTTTTCCCTGATGAATATCACCTCTACTATGTCTCTTTGCAGGGACCTGTGGGTACGGACGTGTACACGGCTTCTGAAAAGGCAAAGCAGATTTCAGAGGTTATCAAAGGGTTTGGTCCGGGGACGACAAAATCGTGTTCCGGGTTGGGTGGCATGGATATCAATGAGGACTATGAGTCCGTCTTCGGTTCCAACCGCGCATTGGTCACGGTGGAGCTGCCCGCTCAGGGTGAGCAGGAGTATATCGATAACCCGGATAACGACCCGTTGCTGCTGCTGGATATCGTGCGCAAGAAGCTCGAACCGTATACCGCGGGTGGATGGAGCATGCATCTCTGGGCGGAGAAAGGCGGCCCCCCTGCTGGCAAGGATGTGAATATTCGCGTGCTCGGGCCGGACCATGAAGCGGTCAAGGGATTGTCGGACGATGTGTTCAACTGGATCAAGAACAACAAGGAGATCGCTCCCTATCTTGTTGATTTCAATACGGACACCGGGTCGGATAACCGGATATTCCGTTTCAGTCCGATGCCGAATCTGGTGTCGGAGTTCGGGCTGACCCCTGCTCAGGTCGTCTCTCTGGCCGGTGGTATTCTGGACGGGCGGTTCGTGGGTAAATTCCGGGCTGCGGATGAAGATATCGACCTGCGCATGAAGATCGACAAGCGGTTTCTGATGCAGCCGGAAGATGCGTTGGACATACCTATTCTGGAGAACGCCCAGGGGCCGGTGCGCGTGGGTGATCTGGTAAAGGTGGAAAGTTATCGGGAGCCCGGGCAGTTGAACCGGTTTCAGGGCCAGCGAGCCATCGCCCTGACGGCCAATATCCATGCCGGTGGACCGGTTAGTGCCACCAGTGTCGCCCATGACGTGAAGGCCTATTACGCGTCCATCCAGAGCAAGTATCCGGGGGCGACCATCAGCTTTGCTGGTGAATTCGAGTCAACGGGCCGGTCATTCACCTCGCTCATGTATGCCTTTCTCATCGCACTCATGATCATGTATACGATTCTGGCCTGCCAGTTTCAGTCCTATTTGCAGCCGGCGGTCATTCTGTCTGCCGTGGCGTTTGCCCTTATCGGCGTGGTTTTCGGGACGTTTTTCACCCGCTCCCTGTTCACGGTAAACAGTTTTATCGCGACCGTGGGCGTAGCCGGTGTCGTGGTCAACGATTCATTGGTGCTGCTCGACTTCATCAATCGACTGTATGCCCAGGGCTACAGCCGGGCAGAGGCTATCCGTGAAGGTGTGCGTATTCGCCTCAGACCCATTCTCATGACCACACTGACCACCACGCTGGGGCTGTTGCCCATGGCGCTCGGCATCCCCTACTACTCTTTGGTCTGGGGGACCATGGCCACCACCTTTGTCACTGGTCTGTGTGTGGCCACGACCCTGACGCTGATCGTCATGCCCCTTGAGTGGGACCTGCTCATGCGGCGCAAGGAACGCAAAGAGCGCAGGCGACAGGAAAAGCTCGGTGTGCTTGAGCAGGATGGGGGCGTGTAA
- a CDS encoding efflux RND transporter periplasmic adaptor subunit: MKYGLRVFFVVVLLFLVGCGSDQVSEEPLPGSVLVEEAQVRVESVSGDDVESIIPPAPSAELPPEPPAQPGETFVAQSAARRASLTGFTRARNSMTLVTEESGRVQKVVADVGDTLDASGVFAQLDTTFINLDIRSNRTDQERLKSDLEYNKKEMERYQALVKSNNAPQSTLDSNIREHQSALQQLRSKQVEELVLIERSKRFSLKGPAGWKVVTRYVEPGEWITKGEAVAELGLYKVLLVPFALTSSEYRALMDMGETVELSLTDLGKTIQAHVLRVSPGFDSKTRKINVDLEITEGDIEFRGGLRTELVIDLPDPGGAVVVPKTALIKAYEEYFLMTPDNERVRVVLLGTADDDMRRVSSPDVRPGDIFLAHP, translated from the coding sequence ATGAAATATGGTCTGAGAGTGTTTTTTGTTGTGGTGCTGCTGTTCCTTGTCGGGTGCGGCAGTGACCAGGTTTCTGAGGAGCCGCTGCCAGGCAGCGTTTTGGTGGAAGAGGCGCAGGTACGCGTTGAGTCTGTTTCGGGCGATGATGTTGAATCGATTATTCCCCCTGCTCCTTCGGCAGAGCTTCCACCGGAGCCACCAGCTCAACCCGGTGAGACCTTTGTCGCTCAATCGGCTGCACGGCGTGCTTCCCTGACCGGTTTCACTCGTGCCAGGAATTCCATGACACTGGTGACCGAGGAGTCGGGGCGGGTGCAAAAAGTCGTGGCCGATGTGGGTGATACACTGGATGCGTCCGGGGTGTTCGCCCAGCTTGATACGACCTTCATCAATCTGGATATCCGTTCCAACCGGACGGATCAGGAACGGTTGAAGTCTGATCTGGAATACAACAAGAAGGAAATGGAGCGATATCAGGCTCTGGTTAAGAGCAATAATGCGCCCCAGTCCACACTGGATTCCAATATACGGGAACATCAATCCGCCCTCCAGCAGCTCCGCTCAAAGCAGGTCGAAGAACTGGTGCTCATCGAGCGGTCGAAGCGTTTCTCGCTCAAGGGTCCTGCTGGCTGGAAGGTGGTCACGCGGTACGTTGAGCCGGGAGAATGGATAACCAAGGGGGAAGCCGTGGCCGAGCTCGGCCTCTACAAGGTCCTGCTGGTGCCGTTTGCCCTGACCAGTTCGGAGTACCGCGCCCTCATGGATATGGGGGAAACGGTCGAGCTCAGTCTCACCGATCTGGGTAAAACCATTCAGGCGCATGTGTTGCGCGTGTCGCCCGGGTTTGATTCCAAGACGCGCAAAATCAACGTTGATCTCGAAATTACCGAAGGAGATATCGAGTTTCGTGGCGGACTGCGCACCGAACTTGTCATTGATCTCCCGGATCCGGGCGGTGCGGTCGTTGTCCCGAAAACAGCACTCATCAAGGCGTATGAGGAATATTTCCTGATGACGCCGGACAATGAACGGGTGCGTGTGGTCCTGCTCGGCACGGCTGATGACGACATGCGTCGTGTTTCCAGCCCGGATGTTCGACCCGGAGACATTTTTCTCGCGCATCCGTGA
- a CDS encoding TetR/AcrR family transcriptional regulator: MRQRILDAAKQLFVKEGFENVSLRRIAGKIQYSPAAIYRYFKNKREILSVLREEGFARYVARQERGMKAYPDPVERLRIGGKRYIEFSHQEPDYYQLMFSTDCTQVDLDGEWAVSSRITYTIFRSTVEECIAKGHFGSADLDTAVFSLWSGVHGMAHLIATGQANMLSGGLNFDTLLDAMIAFWMRPGSS, from the coding sequence ATGCGTCAGCGAATTCTGGATGCAGCCAAACAACTCTTTGTAAAAGAAGGGTTCGAGAATGTTTCTTTGCGAAGGATCGCGGGGAAAATTCAATACAGCCCCGCAGCGATTTACAGGTATTTCAAAAACAAGCGAGAGATTCTCTCTGTGCTCCGTGAAGAAGGCTTCGCCCGGTATGTCGCGCGTCAGGAGCGTGGGATGAAAGCGTACCCTGACCCTGTGGAACGATTGCGTATTGGCGGTAAGCGCTACATTGAATTTTCGCATCAGGAACCGGATTATTATCAGCTCATGTTCAGCACGGACTGTACGCAGGTTGACCTGGATGGCGAGTGGGCTGTCAGTTCGCGCATTACGTACACGATATTTCGTTCAACAGTGGAAGAGTGCATTGCCAAAGGCCATTTCGGTAGTGCCGATCTTGATACAGCGGTGTTTTCCCTGTGGTCCGGCGTACACGGTATGGCGCATCTCATAGCTACCGGACAGGCGAATATGCTCAGTGGAGGTTTGAATTTCGACACGTTATTGGACGCCATGATCGCGTTTTGGATGCGCCCTGGTAGTTCGTGA
- a CDS encoding DUF2867 domain-containing protein, with amino-acid sequence MNTENLGWMEKMAGFNDGVDYVEVKSDVGSISLREFVAGVLSYQPGWMQMLYRIRTWLLRLLGQGRQGISEKVQFSPERIPIHPGESATFFTVDDSDGETYWIATGKDRHLDATIGVVVEPIEGESVLRRYSLVTLVKYKNWAGPVYFTLIKPFHHIVVYCVMKSVLFTKNAQ; translated from the coding sequence ATGAATACCGAGAATCTTGGTTGGATGGAAAAAATGGCTGGTTTCAATGATGGTGTCGACTATGTTGAGGTCAAATCCGATGTCGGCTCCATTTCCTTGCGCGAGTTTGTTGCCGGGGTGTTGTCGTATCAGCCCGGCTGGATGCAGATGCTGTATCGAATTCGGACCTGGCTGCTTAGACTCTTGGGCCAAGGCAGGCAGGGAATTTCTGAAAAAGTACAGTTTTCACCGGAGAGAATTCCTATCCACCCTGGCGAAAGTGCAACATTTTTCACTGTTGATGACTCGGATGGGGAGACCTATTGGATAGCAACCGGAAAGGATCGCCACCTGGATGCAACAATCGGGGTCGTCGTCGAACCAATTGAAGGAGAAAGTGTGTTGCGTCGATATTCTTTGGTAACATTGGTGAAATATAAAAATTGGGCTGGGCCGGTCTATTTTACTTTGATCAAACCATTTCATCATATTGTTGTATATTGTGTAATGAAATCAGTATTATTCACAAAAAATGCACAATAG